The Stigmatopora argus isolate UIUO_Sarg chromosome 1, RoL_Sarg_1.0, whole genome shotgun sequence genome segment CATTTCCGGCTGATTTTTTTGCTGATGAGGGCGccgttgggtcacttcctgttggtcttGGGTCCCCGCGAAAGTCGAGCGCCCTCGAGGTAGCGTCATTCTCGTTTATTTAGTTTTTCGCTCCGATTCGAAGGGAAGCCGTCGGCGCTACGTTCACTTTTGGCGGCGTAGTTCGTAGAGCCACTTGATGACCCTGGCGTTCCTCTCCACCACCGAGACGGCGGCGGGAAGGCGTTCCTCGGCGTCCGCGTCGCCCGAAGCCGTGCGCTCCGAACCGGGGGCGCTGACGCTGCGGAAACGGGCCCCCGAGGGCGAGTCCGAAACCGATCCGGCCCGGTCCCGCAGCGCGGCGGCGTCCGTGCCGCACAGGTCGAAGAAGCGCTCCAGCTCCGTCCCGGCGCGGGACGATCGCTCGCTAGCGTCCGATTTGGAGCGGCTCAGGGAGCGGCGTGGGGAGCCGTGGCCCCAAACCGAGGGGCGGTCCCCGTCGGACGGGGCTCCGGGGCGGGGGACGAGGAGGTGCCACGGGATGGGTGGGCGCGGGCGCGTTGGAGGAGGCCGGCGCAGGAAGGGCGGCCCTCGGCGAGGGATGGCGCCGTCGGGCTGGGGGATGACGTCCACTCGCCGCACCGTCCCCGAGGTGGGCCGCTCCGATTTGGCTGCCGCCTGGAACGAGAGGCGCCATCACCATGGGGACGCGT includes the following:
- the LOC144083394 gene encoding protein FAM110A-like, with the translated sequence ISPPSSPASPLAAALRRTPAARDRREAVRLDLRHLSRLIGDVGGDGNEAPARAAPSDVPRKAAPSPPSRPTRTALGSDVPSASPRLAQWRLSFQAAAKSERPTSGTVRRVDVIPQPDGAIPRRGPPFLRRPPPTRPRPPIPWHLLVPRPGAPSDGDRPSVWGHGSPRRSLSRSKSDASERSSRAGTELERFFDLCGTDAAALRDRAGSVSDSPSGARFRSVSAPGSERTASGDADAEERLPAAVSVVERNARVIKWLYELRRQK